A stretch of Cicer arietinum cultivar CDC Frontier isolate Library 1 chromosome 5, Cicar.CDCFrontier_v2.0, whole genome shotgun sequence DNA encodes these proteins:
- the LOC101501187 gene encoding uncharacterized protein, which yields MVLISGNNKRVEQQANDERTKAQGVTVNHNSHQQGNKSVEIGRTQNLPNTVLAKGTTTTDEFKYGFPSESLSTTSNKWWGCSDRNDRVDTNPDETKSQPEESGGEAVKMECETEKTENSEETPEGSSVLRTVRKRAVEEGREAFKLGVFRGYGVNKLGKREKILLHQIFGSSLPKSWIQHT from the exons ATGGTTTTGATAAGCGGGAATAACAAAAG GGTTGAACAACAAGCAAATGATGAGAGAACCAAAGCACAAGGTGTTACAGTGAACCACAATTCACATCAGCAAGGAAATAAAAGCGTCGAAATTGGACGTACCCAGAATTTGCCCAACACAGTGTTGGCCAAAGGAACAACAACGACGGATGAATTTAAATACGGGTTTCCATCCGAAAGCTTATCGACcacttcaaataaatggtgGGGATGTAGTGATCGCAATGATCGTGTCGACACCAACCCAGATGAAACCAAGAGTCAACCCGAAGAAAGCGGAGGAGAAGCTGTAAAGATGGAATGCGAAACTGAAAAAACCGAAAACAGTGAAGAAACTCCTGAAGGTTCATCTGTGTTGAGAACTGTGAGGAAAAGAGCTGTAGAAGAAGGAAGAGAAGCATTTAAATTAGGCGTTTTTCGAGGCTATGGTGTAAACAAGCTAGGCAAAAGGGAGAAAATATTGCTCCACCAAATATTTGGATCTTCATTGCCAAAGTCATGGATACAACATACATGA